In the genome of Candoia aspera isolate rCanAsp1 chromosome 1, rCanAsp1.hap2, whole genome shotgun sequence, one region contains:
- the TTLL4 gene encoding tubulin monoglutamylase TTLL4 isoform X3: MMAGHSKNAALTNSCSTAVITEGVGWLYMASAGPEAYSLSLKKRSQFQVRISPGRSVPPLTEKLHKSKSWYLAKQQVKPVWQLERNHVTTLQDTCPVHSGISSQHPCLLYPEPLCREAVLPSPLPPQAHSLPKFLGSTLLCRRSYFRHKPYRRLESICLQPSTLEKKPLCVPPIYHSVLSNTMSSSTVDPFLMPSTAGERSNPVSKGFLLSSGKPSSSVYRPVLNNNSFLRPASAKVPLQQQQPLPAENKKLKGLSRPPGFSWTHSGGNGDGSPVNLEKKLGKNSSSTFEQTCAKSPRSPIHNGMVLKSERPLWHLEDGETRSQNLKEQDARLTEAMRKLTANGIRKVSTYNEFGHRIDSSCLMNSSFHTNLFNRWKPHIVAQITPKEVPAPSSLNLEPGSRHQSLISTEVADVCTKRIDARFLASDSEMPNHSPLNQLVNPPTVNIGEQVVTTEVSPRMTVSEVETKISTLQLCMEAKWGQPTTVKDSDGVVNLPLLDQAEVEDVEEELPDGLEDACSQDEEGEEEDGEGESDGSSSSGLSPNGSVAVISRNCVEGLVPPLEGQERIIKPALTYSLFPNVSPTIYFGTRDERVEKLPWEQRRMLRWKMSTVTPNIVKQTIARSHFKISRRNNDWLGCWGHHMKSPGFRIVKEHQKLNHFPGSFQIGRKDRLWRNVSKMQLRFGKKEFNFLPQSFILPQDIKLLRKAWEDCGSRQKWIVKPPASARGIGIQVIHKWSQLPKRRPLLVQRYIHKPYLIGGSKFDLRIYVYVTCYDPLRVYLFKDGLVRFASCKYSSSMKSLSNKYMHLTNYSINKKNIEYKSNADETACQGHKWALKALWNYLTQKGVDSEAIWEKIKDIVVKTIIASEPYIINLVKMYVRRPYCCHELFGFDVMLDENLKPWILEVNISPSLHSNSPLDVSIKGQMVRDALNLAGFLLPNAEDVASPSGSASSSTTSLNTFMKEKNKPSVEMLTAEKTKKAYYLTQKVPEQEFCSTILDVLTPDDVRILVETEDEYARRGQFERVFPSRLSMHYLRFFEQPRYFNILTTQWELKYFLNRSKGVELLRNWCHKGFHNGIVTDSTVLWTLPRHHLYLKNELHINGLSKVEPGRNRDGSFSGPVFFSAAKAHEMERSHSEALS; the protein is encoded by the exons gctggcCATAGTAAAAATGCCGCTTTGACCAACTCCTGTTCAACAGCTGTGATCACAGAAGGAGTGGGATGGCTCTACATGGCCTCAGCAGGGCCAGAAGCCTATAGCCTAAGCCTCAAAAAAAGAAGCCAGTTCCAGGTGCGCATTTCACCGGGGCGGTCAGTGCCACCACTCACAGAAAAGCTCCACAAGAGCAAGTCTTGGTACCTTGCTAAGCAGCAAGTGAAGCCTGTTTGGCAGCTGGAACGAAATCATGTGACCACTTTGCAAGACACGTGCCCGGTCCACTCAGGGATCTCTTCCCAGCATCCCTGCCTCTTGTATCCAGAGCCGTTATGTAGGGAGGCAGTGCTCCCGAGCCCACTTCCGCCTCAGGCCCATTCTCTCCCAAAATTTCTTGGGAGCACCTTGCTCTGTCGACGGTCCTACTTTAGACACAAGCCCTATCGGAGGCTTGAGTCCATCTGCTTGCAGCCTAGCACCTTGGAGAAGAAACCTCTTTGTGTCCCACCTATCTATCATTCTGTCCTCAGTAATACCATGTCGTCTTCAACTGTGGATCCATTTCTTATGCCAAGCACAGCTGGGGAGCGTTCCAATCCAGTGTCAAAGGGTTTTCTCCTCAGCTCAGGGAAACCAAGCTCCAGTGTGTACAGACCAGTCCTAAACAATAACTCTTTTTTGAGGCCAGCTAGTGCAAAAGTGCctttgcagcagcagcaaccactACCAGCAGAAAATAAGAAGCTGAAAGGATTGTCAAGACCTCCAGGATTTTCCTGGACCCATTCTGGGGGAAACGGAGATGGCTCTCCTGTGAATCTAGAAAAGAAACTTGGAAAAAACAGCAGCTCAACCTTTGAGCAAACCTGTGCCAAATCTCCTCGCTCACCTATACACAATGGCATGGTTCTTAAATCAGAACGGCCATTGTGGCACCTTGAGGATGGTGAGACTAGATCACAGAATCTGAAAGAACAAGATGCACGGTTGACAGAAGCCATGAGGAAACTAACAGCAAACGGTATCCGGAAAGTTAGTACTTACAATGAGTTTGGTCACCGTATTGATAGCTCTTGCCTTATGAATTCCAGCTTCCATACTAATCTGTTCAATCGGTGGAAACCACACATTGTAGCTCAGATCACCCCAAAGGAAGTGCCAGCTCCCAGCTCCCTGAATTTAGAACCTGGTAGCCGCCATCAGAGCCTTATAAGCACAGAAGTTGCCGATGTCTGCACTAAGCGTATTGATGCTCGTTTCCTTGCCTCTGATTCTGAAATGCCCAACCATAGCCCCTTGAATCAATTGGTCAATCCCCCAACTGTGAATATTGGAGAACAGGTGGTAACAACAGAGGTGTCCCCACGAATGACAGTCTCGGAGGTAGAGACAAAAATTTCCACTCTTCAGTTATGCATGGAAGCAAAGTGGGGGCAGCCTACTACTGTGAAAGATTCTGA CGGTGTAGTCAATCTACCCTTGCTGGACCAAGCAGAAGTAGAGGATGTGGAAGAAGAACTTCCGGATGGCTTGGAAGATGCTTGCAGTCAGGAtgaggagggagaagaagaagatggggaag GTGAATCAGATGGTTCCTCATCATCTGGCTTATCCCCCAACGGTTCTGTTGCTGTCATATCTAG GAATTGTGTTGAGGGATTAGTGCCTCCACTTGAGGGCCAAGAGCGAATTATCAAGCCAGCTCTTACATATAGCCTCTTTCCCAATGTGTCTCCTACCATATATTTCGGAACCCGGGATGAGAGAG TGGAGAAGCTTCCTTGGGAACAGAGGAGGATGCTGCGATGGAAAATGAGTACAGTGACTCCAAACATTGTGAAGCAAACTATCGCCAGGTCCCACTTCAAAATCAGCAGAA GAAATAATGACTGGCTGGGTTGCTGGGGCCATCACATGAAGTCTCCTGGCTTCAGAATTGTCAAAGAACATCAGAAG TTGAACCACTTTCCTGGCTCATTCCAAATTGGTCGGAAAGACCGTCTGTGGAGAAATGTGTCCAAAATGCAACTGCGCTTTGGGAAAAAGGAGTTCAACTTTCTGCCCCAGTCTTTCATCCTCCCTCAAGATATCAAGCTGCTCAGGAAAGCTTGGGAAGATTGTGGGAGTCGTCAGAAATGGATTGTGAAGCCG ccagCTTCAGCTAGAGGCATTGGAATACAGGTCATCCATAAATGGAGCCAGCTGCCCAAGCGCAGACCACTGCTGGTGCAAAG ATACATACATAAGCCCTACCTCATTGGTGGAAGTAAGTTTGACCTAAGGATTTATGTTTACGTGACGTGCTATGATCCTCTACGCGTCTACTTGTTCAAAGATGGACTTGTTCGTTTTGCCAGCTGCAA ATACTCTTCTTCCATGAAAAGTCTCAGCAACAAGTACATGCACTTGACCAATTACAGTATCAACAAGAAAAACATTGAATACAAGTCTAATGCAGATGAAACTGCATGCCAGGGCCATAAGTG GGCACTAAAGGCACTTTGGAACTATTTGACCCAGAAAGGAGTTGATAGTGAAGCTATCTGGGAGAAGATAAAAGATATTGTTGTCAAAACCATCATTGC GTCAGAGCCCTACATAATCAACCTTGTGAAGATGTATGTGCGGCGTCCTTATTGCTGCCATGAGCTGTTTGGTTTTGATGTTATGCTGGATGAGAACCTTAAGCCATGGATCCTGGAAGTCAACATCTCCCCTAG ccTTCATTCAAATTCTCCTCTTGATGTGAGCATCAAAGGCCAAATGGTCAGGGATGCCCTTAACTTGGCTGGCTTTCTCTTGCCTAATGCAGAAGATGTGGCTTCGCCTTCTGGAAGTGCCAGCAGCTCCACAACCAG CTTGAACACTTTCATGAAGGAAAAGAACAAGCCATCTGTGGAGATGCTTActgctgagaaaacaaaaaaagcctaTTACTTGACTCAGAAAGTGCCAGAGCAG GAATTCTGTTCCACAATCCTGGATGTTCTGACCCCAGATGATGTGCGTATCCTGGTAGAGACAGAGGATGAGTATGCTCGACGTGGGCAGTTTGAGCGAGTCTTCCCCTCACGCCTTTCCATGCACTATTTACGCTTCTTTGAGCAGCCGCGATACTTCAACATCCTTACTACACAGTGGGAACTGAAATATTTCTTGAACAGAtccaaag GAGTGGAGCTGCTCAGAAATTGGTGTCACAAAGGTTTTCACAACGGAATAGTAACAGATTCTACAGTGCTG TGGACACTGCCAAGACATCACCTGTATTTGAAGAATGAACTCCATATAAATGGCTTGAGCAAAGTGGAGCCAGGCAGAAACAG GGATGGATCTTTCTCAGGACCTGTTTTCTTTTCAGCAGCAAAGGCCCACGAGATGGAGAGGAGCCACTCCGAAGCCCTGAGCTGA